GCGTCTCTTAATGCCTTATGACAATATTTACAGATAAAAACCAAGACAAAAGATTTAAGTATTATGTGGTTATATATGGTAAGACAAATGGTATTTTTCAAACATGGTTAGAAGTACTAGATTCCATTAAGGATATAGAAAAACCACTTTTCAAATGTTTTAATGATTTTACTGAAGCATTTGTTTATGCAAGAGGAATACTGGGACCAAACTACTATATCTCCCCAGCACTCAGACAAAACCCAGAAAAAACCCCTCAATACAACATCCAAAAATACAATGACAAGATAATATTCTGTGATCATTGTTCATCAATGACGGAAGCCTTTAAACGAATAaaccagaaaaatgaaactcTGGCACAAGAGAAGACAAAACATATGGAGCAGGTAAAGATATTAGAACATAGGGTACAagcgttgagatttgaattatcCCAGACTCAAGTTATTTCTCAACAAGACACAGAGATGAACAGTCCAAAACAGAGTTCTCCATCTCAAACAAAAATGGATGAGAAGGGTGTGCATTCCCTAATGAATGCAGCAAGATCCATTGTATCGGATAATGATACAGTTAGTCCGGTTCAAACGGTAACCGGTAAAGACACATCAAATCCGTTTATGGCTGTCACTTTGCCAAAAAGTGAAGATGAAGGTCCATCGAGAAGAAGACTACCCAGAACGTTAACACCGGGAGAAGCGTTAAAAAAGAAGGgtataatttcaaaaaaaaaaaaaaaatagaaaatataatcAAACAGACAATAGAAAACGTTTTTCAAGAAAAGGAAGAACAAGACAAACACATGGTTAAGaatccaagtccaaatccaaATCTAGAAAGGACCCAAAGTTCAGGAGAAGATGATAACTATGAAGACAACCTAAATTATCAAGATGCTCAAGATCCATATGAAGATGAGTCAGAAATAAGTTTTGATACAATAGCTATACATAATTTAGACACATAAAAGCAAAGTCTCAGTTAAACGACAAGTAAAGAGCACcaaagacaaagaaaaaatgACAAGGCTGGTATACAGAGCAATAATGTTGGCGTACCAATGAGAAAAataagagagtaaaaaagatgTGACAAGAAGAAATGCTAGCTGTGCTAAAAGACAAAAGTGACAAGTGACATAAAGTAGAGAAGATGTGACAAGAGGTAATGTTAGTTGTGCTAAAAGACAAGTTAAAATTTTGAGTGGAAGAAAAAGTTACGAACATGAAAGGAATCTCCGACCAAGCCATGTAAAGATGGGGCCCAATGAAGTACCCTGCAAGGCTGGACAAGATAGATTTCGAAAGAGTTTGGAATCCATTTTTCAATTCCGTTCAAAAATTtagctataaaagggagaagaaagaagaagaaaaacaagacgGAACAAGAAGAAAAATACTCTGAATAAAAACCCCTCCAACCAACTTTTCATCAACCAAAATACCTCTCCCAAAACACTTTGTAAAATATTCCTTTATGAATACTTTAGTAGTTCCTCCTCTAAGCTTGTAAAATAAATAAGTCTTTATGTTTATGTGTGATCGTTTTTTAATTCTCAAAGCTCAGTATAAGTTACTCATCTTTATCTAAATTATGTTTCTGCTAGATATTACCTttgtttattttaaattttttttgttaTTCTGTATAGTTTTATGTTTTATGTTCATATGCTCGATTATTAGATATCACTCTTAGTATATGGTTAACTTCTCAATTTCTTAACAATTATGATGGATTAAACTGTAAATTCCTAGGAGAAACTGGCTAAGTAAAACCCGAAAACAATTAAGAAGGGTATAAGTGTTTAACCATGGCCGGGGTGAGGTTAAAGAAATAAGAGTTAAGAAAAGTAttaaaatctttaaaagattgggaagaagagatgaaCAAAGTATATTAAAAAAAGAGTTGTAAAGGGGTAATCTCAGTTCATAATTTAGATAATATGGTAACTATACAAATCTATATaataagagagagagagtaccgagtaggattttcacaacataagagtttaatggcaaaaaataattttattgttaatgtcCAATAATCGTAATAACTATACAAATCCAGAAAGCTTTGCTAGGAGCCTTACTCAAAGTTTGGAAGAATTTATATTAGACATAGAAACTGGATTTTATTCGATAGTAGATTTGGCCGTACATTTTATATATCTACAATACAATAGTAGTATCTGTTCAGATATATATAGAAAACAACTGCATTTGATATTGTTAATATTATCATGCCATCAGTCATATCATCTATATCATCTAAGATATATTTAGAACAACTGCATTTAATATTGTTAATATTATCATACCATCAGTCATATCATCTATACCATCTAAGAAGAcgattttaattttaattaattctagtgtgtatatatatatatatatatatatatatatatatatatatatatatatatatatatatatatatatatatatatatatatatatatatatatatatgataataataataataataataataataataataataataataataataagaagaagaagaagaagaagaagaagaagaagaagaagaagaagaagaagaagaagaagaagaagagttcaaAGGTCGAATAGGTCGGGGGTCCAAAAGCTGTATTTTTCTTTGTTAACGCTTGGATGAAAGGAAACgacgaaaataaagaagaagccAACGTTATTCAAcactttttaattatttttcttcttATATTACACATGCTAATTCGCCTGAATAGAGGCAGATTCAGGATTTAAACTTTATAGGTTTAATCTATAAATTTTTTAGTATTGagctcattttatttttaaagttataaGTTCATATTTACTATTTTTTGCAATAATTAATAGATTTTTTCACATTAATTTTTGCTTCGCATAGAAAGTTGAGTTAGTAACCCATTGGCGGGGGCAGGATTTTTGATAAGGGATTCAAAAGAGAAAAAGTTAAAATATTAGAAGAGTTTGTGGCTAGAGGGAATTGAActagtgactttacaaaggttttCAACCCTTTGACCACTAAGCTATACTTTTTAGTTGTGTCAAGgggattcaaaatataatatatagaggtaCATAATATATTTTGCATTATATGTACAGTGTAATTTCCGGCGAAAGGGGTTCGGGTGACCCTCTTCCGTTATGATAATGATATAGCATTTTAAAaaaccgaataccgaaaataCCAAATCATACCGATCGACGAATACCCCTACGGCAAAATAGGCATAAATGGAATGTAAGAGGAGAAAAAGTCTGTTGTTGGGGATTTAATCCTTACGTCAATGGAACTTGGTTAAgttattattatatattattatataatgggtgtataactaatgcttgtattaaTGATGTCCTACAATTGCAAGATAGGATGCATGGAAACCAATTACCATGGCTGAAACTCAAGACTTCAGCAAGTGTATACAAGACTTAAGACTTAGTGAACTGGCTTGAGAAGGTGATTACTATACATGGTCTAATAAACAAGATGGTTGTGACAGGATATGGAGCAGAATTGAAAGGATATTTGGTAATTATGAATGGATAATGCAATGGGGCATATTTCTACTGTATATGAGATGCCTTTCATTTCTGACCATGCACCTATGAGCTTAACTTTTACTGATAATCAAAGTGGCAAGAAGTCCTCATTCAAATTCTTCAATGTCTGGGCTGATCATAAGAGATTCCTAACTGATGTTCAGCAAGTATGGCAACAAAGAGTTCACAGGAAGAATATGCAGGATGTTTGATTGAAACTCAAAACATTAAGACTAGTACTGAGGAAGCTTAATGTTGAGGAGTTAAAGTTCATTAGACAGAAGATAGAGatgtgatgggttttcaatgtctttgtcttatgtttcttatgttttgatgatctaacaaacttattgtgaagaaccagatagtAAACCTGACCCACATGGTATATATTTCAAATGAATAATGTCCAGTCTGATCTCCAGCAAATGAATGAACAACCACAAGGAGGAACATAACAGGGACCTGGTCACCTGGTCTCTTAGGGTTCTCTGATAGAAGTACAAGTCAGTGACTGTCTGCAGCTAtcacaaagaggaacacaacagggaccgggtcccttagggttctctgacagaagtacaagtcaactgtaCAGCTGGAATGTAACAGCAGAAAGTGACTATCTCGCAACTGTTacaaaagaggaacacaactgggacctggtcccttagtgttctctgacagaagtacaagtcaactttACATATGGAACGCAATTGCACAAAAGTGACTGTGCAGCAGACAATGCAGcaatcacttctcattgggaagaagcgtgtaccaagaattgacatcactatccattatgatgtcttttgtgatataacaacctggtgcaaggcacaacacttcacttgtgcattcagtgatattctctcaagcataacaatgttcattcggcattgaagtcactggtgtgtcaagaacaagaagacaactccactaaggatcagtttcataatgagtttatgtatatccgtagttgagttgtaatcttgttacttgttcttaattgtatcTCCTATTTAGatttcttagaagctttgtcttaggaaaaCCAAAAATCTGTAAACTTctaagtttatgttgtgactaggattagtcataagtttaaagtctttgtaactagaagagtcacaaagtggcttgtggtgagagcatcacaagttagttgaagtctttgtaatagagttattacaaagtagtttgtaatagtgagattgcaagttagtgaagttaaaagcctacaagtataggtcgtggtttttttgatccccttgtgtgggatttttccacgtaaaaatcccttgtCTTCTTTACTTATAGTTTTATTAGCATTTTCGGCTtaacctcatagaggaccaggtactctactgtatgatggactcatacaaactaacaagaTGGCTAGAATTGAACTTGAAAAGGTTCAAAGAAAGATTGATACAAACTGTTCTGAGGAGCTATTGCTGAAGGAGAATGAGCTGGTTCAAAATCTGGAAAAATAGGATCTGATTGAAGAAGGAGATTTGAAACAAAAAGCCAGAGTAAAGTGGATAAAGTTAGGTGATTCCAATACAAAGTACTTCTCAGCTATCATGAAAGAAAGGAGCCAAAGGAAGCAAATACTAGAGCTTAATTCTATCGATTGTAATAGACTAATTGACTCAGAAAGCATCAAAAGGGAGATAGTAGAATTCTATAAGTCACTAATGGGTACTGCTGCTCAATCACTTCCTGCTATTGATAAAATGGTGTTGCACAAGGGACCTAAACTTAATCAATAGCAAAGGATTGATCTCTGTAAGGATGTGACTCTAGAAGAAATTTATGTAGGGCTGTGTTCTATTGGTGATGACAAGGCACCTGGTGTTGATGGATATAATACATGCTTCTTTAAGAAATCTTGGCCAATTATCAAAGATGAAGTCACTGAATCTGTACTGAATTTTTTTTCTACTGGAAAATTGTATAGAGCTATAAACTGCACAACCATCACCTTGGTTCCTAAGGTTAATAAGCCTAAAACTGTAAAAGAGTTCAGACCTATCGCCTGTTGCATTGTGATATACAAAATGATCTCCACGATTCTGGCAACAAGGATACAAGCCATCATTAGTACAATCATCAATGAAGCTCAAGCAGGGTTTATACCTGGGAGAAAGCTTGCAGATAACATACTTCTAGCACATGAGTTGGTGCAGGCTTACTCTAGGAAGAACATTTCTCCTAGATGTATGATAAAGATAGATTTGCAGAAAGCTTATGATTCTGTAGAATGGCCATATATGAAACAAGTTATGGAAGAATTGGGATTCCCTCAATTATTCACATCTTGGGTTATGGAGTGCATCCAGACAGTTAActattctattattattattattaatggtAAGCCAACAAAGCCATTCAATGCTGCTAAGGGATTGAGACAGGGTGATCCAATGTCACCTTTTTTGTTTGCCATAGCAATGGAGTACTTGAGTAGGAACCTGGCTAACCTCAAGATGGTGAAAGAGTTTAAATATCACCCTAGATGTGCCAAACTAGGGATCACTCACCTAAGTTTTACTGATGACTTGTTGTTATTTGCCAGAGGAGATCTGAAGTCAATTCAAGCAATGCAACAGAAGTTTTATCAGTTCACTCAAGTTTCTGGGCTCCAAGCAAATCTCAACAAGAGTGAAGCATATTTTAGAGGGGTTCCTACAGAAAATAGATAGCAAATCCTTCAGTTTTTGGGCCTTTCTGCTGGAACACTACCCTTCAAATATCTAGGTGTGCCTTTGTCTACTAAGAAACTAAGTGTATTCCAATGGCCCCTCATTGACAAAATGACTGCAAATATTACTTCATGGATTGCAAAGACCTTGTCTTATGCTAGGAGAGTACAGTTAGTTCAAAGTGTGTTGTTTGGCATACAGGCTTTGTAGGCACAGTTGTTTATATTTCCAATAAAAGTGATCAAGATTGTGGAGGGTCTATGCATATCATATGTATGGTCGGGAACAAATGAAATCACAAAGAAGGCTTTATTGGCCTGGGACAGAGTATGTCTGCCTAAAGCTGGAGGTGGTCTTAATATCACCAATCTGAAGATATGGAATAAAGCAGCCATTGCTAAGGTTTGTTGTGACTTAGCACATAAACAATACAAgctatggatttgatgaattCATACATATTATATTAAAAACCAGCAGATGAACACAATGGCAATACCATAAGAAGCTTGCTGGATGGTGAGGAAAGTAATAGAGGCAAAGGAGATACTGGCTGCTAGACAATTCGAACAACATCACAAAAGAAACTTGATCAGACAAATCTACCTACACTTGCTTGGTGATTACAATAGGGTGGAATGGAAAAGTTTGATGTTTGATAATGCAGCAAGGCCAAAAGCAAAATTTACAATGTGGCTTATGATGCATGGAAGATTGATGACATGTGACAGATTGAGCAAATGGAAGATGAATATTGACACACAGTGTGTGATGTTCAGAAGACAAGTGAAAACCAGAGATCATTTATTCATGCAATGTGAATATACTAAGCAAATCTGGAGTAAACTGTGCAACTGGATGCAAAAGCAGTACCTGGGATTAACAGTTTATACAATGGGCAGTAATGTGTGCTAAAGGGAAAACACAACATGCACGGATCTTCAAAGTTGTCTATGCGGAAGTTGCTTATCAAGTTTGGATTAAAAGGAACATGcatatttttttaacaaaaaaatagaaTCTAGAAGCAGATTGCGAAGGAAATAGCTTATGTTGTTAGTGTTCGAGTTACCCCTAAGAACAAGTCTTTTGTGTATAACTTATGTTTCTAGGAAGTAGAGTATGAAGTGTCCATAGATTGACAACAAGCTATGTTAGCTTTGCTATGGTTTTGTAAATTCTACTTGGTGATTAATAAAATAAGttagttacaaaaaaaaaaaaaaacaacccaaaattatatttatgtccaaacacaactccaattttcaaatatcattttcacttgaaattttattttactttttttggaattttacaattcttatgtccaaacgcccacttagttttgtacttttgaatattttaattaagaatattacaGTCTATGGTTATATGCACCAGTTAGTATTCAAACAGAATAGACCAAACCAAATAAACCTAAATCAAAAGGAGAAAAAtcgaaccataccgaatttaattagATACGGTAATAATATAGCATTTTAAGAAATTAATACCGAATCGAAATGTTAAAATACCGTGTTGTACAGAATACCCAGGCAAAATAGGCATTAATGGAATGCAAGAGGAGAAAAAGTCTATTATTGCGGATTTGATCCTTACGTCATTGAAACTTGGATAAgttcttattattattttcttacatAAATACATTTGAATTTTTTCTGTAGCAATCAAACGTGTGGTTGAGTAGTTCCCTTTCATATTTTTCCGCTGTATCAAGAAAAACAACTCATAGGGATTAGGGGATGGGAACAGTACTGGTAATCTTGAGTATTTTCACCATGTTAACAGTGGCGTATGTAGCAGCGGCCAAAATCACAGCTGAAGAGAGTGACTTTTCTCCGTCACCGGCACCTGCGGTGGGAATGGACGCTGGAGCTGGGTTTCAACTAACCCAGTCCAGGGCCATTCTTTTGTCTTGTCTGGTCTTATGTTACCACTATCTTACCGATAGTTTATTTGCCAATCCCGATCCAGACTCATTTGCAGCTTTTGATGCTGATTCAGATCAAAACTTGTTTGCAGATATTATTAATACTTCTCTTCAAGAAGATTGTTTTCCCTCCGAAATGGGCCTGAATAATCAAATACTAGTTGGTATTGACGTTCCTTTGACTTCATCAGTCTTACTACATTCAGAGAAGAGAGGAGAAATTACTACAGAGCCGCCACTGCAGGACAAACAAATGCAATCTGTGCATGTCAATGAAACTACAGTACTACACCGGAATTATTCACGGCAGAGAGCTAGCAAGAGTAAAGAAAAAGATTATTGCAGAATTACTCTTAGTGATTTACAACAACAATTTGGAAAGAAACGTAGTGATGCTGCAGAAAGTTTAGGAGGTAAGCCAGCCGGCCCTATCACTTACAATATTGTTTCATTATAGTGATTAGTACTACTATTGTATTCTCCTATAACTAATTACTTCTTGTTACACGATGTGTTACTATTACCGGTAGTTTTCGCACTATTCTTATAGCTTCGTATTCCTAAATCTTTATTATTACACGTTGTGCCATTTACTTCCGTTGTCTTATTTCCTTGATGCTGTTATTGTTTGTTTTGCCTCTCTGCCCTATtggagtaggggtaaggtatgcgtacacatACCCTTCCCAAATCCCACTTTATGGGATTTTAAtgtgtagttgttgttgtttgtttattGTGTCTTTTTCACTGTTCTTGAGCCgaaggtctatcggaaacaacctctcttcCTTCATAAGATAGGGTTAAGTTATGCATACAcattacccttcccagacccaaAGTGTGAGATTTCactggatttgttgttgttgttgttgttgttgtttcattatACTGTTGTGCTAAAACAATCCAAAGATAATGTTAATATGGTGTGATATTGTTTGCTTTTGACCAAACCCGCGCATTTTTTCCTAAAAGATCTCACAACATTAAGAGTAATAACTGCTTATAAGTAGCTTATTTTCCTTTCTACTTTCCATGTCGTACTTTGTTGACATCCAACATATACTCTGTAAACATAATCCAAACCAAAGAAGATTTCTGAAAGCTAGCACCTCAAGTTTCTTTGAATGCCTATCGTTTTTTGCATTTCGATCATCTTACTATCTTTTTATGTATGTTGCATTT
The Nicotiana sylvestris chromosome 11, ASM39365v2, whole genome shotgun sequence DNA segment above includes these coding regions:
- the LOC104221438 gene encoding protein NLP5-like, with the protein product MGTVLVILSIFTMLTVAYVAAAKITAEESDFSPSPAPAVGMDAGAGFQLTQSRAILLSCLVLCYHYLTDSLFANPDPDSFAAFDADSDQNLFADIINTSLQEDCFPSEMGLNNQILVGIDVPLTSSVLLHSEKRGEITTEPPLQDKQMQSVHVNETTVLHRNYSRQRASKSKEKDYCRITLSDLQQQFGKKRSDAAESLGVSPSTFKRCCRANGIAKWSCKLKVQPHTTQRVVESMATFQSDNTMSIKVSYNGVKVRFPLILSSGKNDLEAEVETRFGIQIVSFSIMYEDEDKDWILITCDLDLHHGMHTLKNKGITTMKINLVNQIECGRILNSNE